A region of Nakaseomyces glabratus chromosome M, complete sequence DNA encodes the following proteins:
- the SET6 gene encoding Set6p (CAGL0M02002g~Ortholog of S. cerevisiae : SET6, C. albicans SC5314 : C1_02080W_A/SET6, C. dubliniensis CD36 : Cd36_01940, C. parapsilosis CDC317 : CPAR2_106710 and Candida tenuis NRRL Y-1498 : CANTEDRAFT_117784) translates to MTVTESYLQISEYFDINETSWGGRACFSKRDLNNGQVVLEVEDCMGTSIDYDFRKEVCHYCYKYNNGKSMKVKISFNDLQDCLYEFPQLATYKAKFKGAGLWFCCDTCRDKYLSIHNITELIESYEILLESFMRMIKNKSLLEEQEQDYNGITITKEYIDNTWEDITTRWIPMVRKTKATKRAKFLPQISEDEYNCCRFVSETLFRIKHLDPGSDTLEAFHNLQSNELSKIQKFPVLLNFQVLVFKTLFVLLPDNLKNSLTVQAFRHILGSEYGNAFGIWQDTEAVDSREYFGYWVFPKASYFNHSCDPNITKTRIDRKMVFTLNRDVACGEELNIDYSGVLDLPVDRRQKFLFENWFFVCGCNRCNSDLKLVH, encoded by the coding sequence ATGACAGTCACTGAATCATATTTGCAAATTTCTGAATATTTTGACATTAATGAGACGTCCTGGGGAGGACGGGCATGCTTCAGTAAAAGAGATCTTAACAATGGGCAAGTTGTGTTAGAAGTTGAAGATTGCATGGGAACATCCATTGATTATGATTTTCGTAAGGAGGTCTGTCATTACTGTTATAAGTACAATAATGGGAAATCGATGAAAGTTAAAATTTCCTTTAACGATTTACAAGATTGCTTGTATGAGTTTCCACAGCTCGCTACTTACAAAGCAAAATTTAAAGGAGCCGGACTCTGGTTTTGTTGCGATACATGCCGTGATAAATATTTAAGCATCCATAATATTACTGAACTTATAGAATCCTATGAGATACTGTTAGAATCGTTTATGCGCATGATAAAGAATAAGAGCCTTCTAGAAGAGCAGGAACAAGATTACAATGGCATAACGATCACGAAGGAATATATAGACAACACCTGGGAAGATATAACGACTCGATGGATACCTATGGTAAGAAAAACGAAAGCCACAAAAAGAGCGAAATTCCTACCGCAAATTTCCGAAGATGAATACAACTGTTGTCGATTTGTTAGTGAAACGCTATTCCGAATAAAGCATCTGGATCCTGGCTCAGATACATTAGAAGCATTCCATAACCTCCAGTCGAATgaattatcaaaaatacagAAATTTCCAGTTTTGCTCAACTTTCAAGTCTTGGTCTTTAAGACTCTATTTGTTTTATTACCAGACAATTTAAAAAACTCCCTCACTGTTCAAGCGTTCAGGCATATTTTAGGCAGCGAATACGGGAATGCTTTTGGAATTTGGCAAGATACTGAAGCTGTGGATAGCAGAGAATACTTTGGTTATTGGGTTTTCCCTAAAGCATCCTATTTCAATCATTCATGTGACCCCAATATAACAAAAACCAGAATAGATAGAAAAATGGTATTCACACTTAATAGAGATGTGGCATGTGGAGAAGAGCTAAACATCGACTATTCAGGTGTATTAGATTTG